One stretch of Streptomyces agglomeratus DNA includes these proteins:
- the uraD gene encoding 2-oxo-4-hydroxy-4-carboxy-5-ureidoimidazoline decarboxylase: protein MTSGSTPGLARFNTSADSEATAALHEVCANSAWGSKMLAQRPYANAEALFLASDAAMAELTAEDLAEAMAGHPPIGRPKPGDPTSSREQRGMAGASEELKAEMLELNLAYQEKFGHVFLICATGATGEQMRDAMRNRIGNTADAEREIVRTELGKINRIRLTRLVEEYEEDND from the coding sequence GTGACTTCAGGTTCGACACCGGGCCTCGCCCGGTTCAACACCTCGGCGGACAGCGAGGCCACGGCCGCGCTGCACGAGGTGTGCGCCAACTCGGCGTGGGGGAGCAAGATGCTCGCCCAGCGCCCGTACGCCAACGCCGAAGCCCTCTTCCTCGCCAGTGACGCCGCCATGGCGGAACTGACCGCGGAGGATCTGGCCGAGGCGATGGCGGGCCACCCGCCGATCGGCCGGCCGAAGCCCGGTGACCCGACCTCCTCCCGCGAACAGCGGGGGATGGCCGGAGCGTCCGAGGAACTGAAAGCCGAGATGCTCGAACTGAACCTGGCCTACCAGGAGAAGTTCGGACATGTCTTTCTGATCTGCGCCACCGGTGCGACCGGTGAGCAGATGCGCGACGCGATGCGGAACCGGATCGGCAACACCGCCGATGCGGAGCGTGAGATCGTGCGCACCGAACTCGGGAAGATCAACCGAATCCGGCTGACCCGCCTCGTAGAAGAGTACGAAGAGGACAACGACTGA
- a CDS encoding helix-turn-helix domain-containing protein: MGGEMMVPEQARGDDVVLAWEGRDVVAVRLPQLSDSLDHILAALERRHGMPLAELDRKEKQSVVRVLEARGAFSVRHGVETVASALGVSRFTVYNYLNRENAANAAKSD, translated from the coding sequence ATGGGCGGCGAGATGATGGTGCCGGAGCAGGCGCGGGGTGACGACGTGGTGCTGGCCTGGGAGGGCCGGGACGTCGTCGCCGTACGGCTTCCCCAGCTCTCGGACTCCCTCGATCACATCTTGGCCGCGCTGGAGCGCCGCCACGGTATGCCGCTGGCGGAGCTCGACCGCAAGGAGAAGCAGTCGGTCGTACGGGTCCTGGAGGCTCGCGGGGCCTTCTCCGTGCGGCACGGGGTGGAGACCGTGGCGAGCGCCCTGGGTGTCAGCCGCTTCACCGTCTACAACTACCTGAACAGGGAGAACGCCGCGAACGCGGCCAAGAGCGACTAG
- a CDS encoding TIM barrel protein — protein MGYTDQRFDVNLSILFTELPLLERPAAAAAAGFKAVELWWPWIETPTPDQAELDALKKALDEAGTQLVGLNFYAGQLPGPDRGALSVPGEESDRFRANIDVAADFAASVGCKALNALYGNRVDGVDPEVQDKLALENLVVAARAADRVGAILLIETLNKPESPLYPLVSAPAGIAVVDKVNEATGLGNAKFLLDIYHLSMNGENLPDVIAEYAAKTGHVQIADNPGRGAPGTGDLPLEKLLDLLKNAGYDGWVGLEYKPGDRPSAEAFGWLSN, from the coding sequence ATGGGCTACACGGACCAGCGCTTCGATGTGAACCTCTCGATCCTCTTCACGGAACTCCCGCTCCTCGAGCGCCCGGCGGCCGCCGCCGCGGCAGGCTTCAAGGCGGTCGAGCTGTGGTGGCCCTGGATCGAGACCCCCACCCCCGACCAGGCCGAGCTCGACGCGCTCAAGAAGGCGCTCGACGAGGCCGGCACCCAGCTGGTCGGCCTCAACTTCTACGCCGGGCAGCTGCCCGGCCCGGACCGCGGCGCACTCTCCGTGCCCGGCGAGGAGTCGGACCGCTTCCGCGCGAACATCGACGTGGCGGCGGACTTCGCCGCCTCGGTCGGCTGCAAGGCGCTGAACGCGCTCTACGGCAACCGCGTCGACGGCGTCGACCCGGAGGTCCAGGACAAGCTCGCCCTGGAGAACCTGGTGGTGGCCGCCCGCGCCGCCGACCGGGTGGGCGCGATCCTGCTGATCGAGACCCTCAACAAGCCGGAGTCGCCGCTCTACCCCCTGGTGAGCGCACCGGCCGGCATCGCGGTCGTCGACAAGGTCAACGAGGCCACCGGACTCGGCAACGCCAAGTTCCTCCTCGACATCTACCACCTGTCGATGAACGGCGAGAACCTCCCCGACGTGATCGCGGAGTACGCCGCCAAGACCGGCCACGTGCAGATCGCCGACAACCCCGGCCGCGGCGCCCCCGGCACGGGGGACCTGCCGCTCGAAAAGCTGCTCGACCTGCTCAAGAACGCCGGTTACGACGGCTGGGTGGGCCTGGAGTACAAGCCCGGCGACCGCCCGAGCGCCGAAGCCTTCGGCTGGCTCTCGAACTGA
- a CDS encoding 2-hydroxy-3-oxopropionate reductase encodes MSTLPKIGFIGLGIMGSPMSENLLKAGYDVTGYTLEQPKIDRLVAAGGKGASSIAEAVKDADVIITMVPASPQVEAIAYGPDGILENARKGALLIDMSSITPQTSVDLGKAGAEKGLRVLDAPVSGGEAGAIEAVLSIMVGGSQEDFESAKPVLEALGKTIVLCGPHGSGQTVKAANQLIVAVNIQACAEAVVFLEKSGVDLTAALDVLNGGLAGSTVLTRKKDNFLNRDFAPGFRIDLHHKDMGIVTDAARNVGAALPVGAVVAQLVASLRAQGDGGLDHSALLRAVERLSGQPVQS; translated from the coding sequence ATGAGCACTCTCCCCAAGATCGGCTTCATCGGCCTCGGCATCATGGGCTCCCCCATGTCCGAGAACCTGCTGAAGGCGGGTTACGACGTCACCGGCTACACCCTCGAGCAGCCCAAGATCGACCGCCTCGTCGCCGCCGGCGGCAAGGGCGCGTCCTCGATCGCCGAGGCCGTCAAGGACGCCGACGTCATCATCACGATGGTGCCCGCCTCCCCGCAGGTCGAGGCGATCGCGTACGGTCCGGACGGCATCCTGGAGAACGCCAGGAAGGGCGCCCTCCTGATCGACATGTCCTCGATCACCCCGCAGACCTCCGTCGACCTGGGCAAGGCCGGCGCCGAGAAGGGCCTGCGCGTCCTGGACGCCCCGGTCTCCGGCGGCGAGGCCGGCGCGATCGAGGCCGTACTGTCGATCATGGTCGGCGGTTCGCAGGAGGACTTCGAGTCCGCCAAGCCGGTGCTCGAAGCGCTCGGCAAGACCATCGTCCTGTGCGGTCCGCACGGCTCCGGCCAGACGGTGAAGGCCGCGAACCAGCTGATCGTCGCGGTCAACATCCAGGCGTGCGCCGAGGCCGTGGTCTTCCTGGAGAAGTCGGGCGTCGACCTCACCGCCGCCCTCGACGTCCTCAACGGCGGACTGGCCGGCTCGACCGTCCTGACCCGCAAGAAGGACAACTTCCTCAACCGGGACTTCGCCCCCGGCTTCCGGATCGACCTGCACCACAAGGACATGGGCATCGTCACCGACGCCGCCCGCAATGTCGGTGCGGCGCTCCCCGTCGGCGCGGTCGTGGCCCAGCTGGTCGCCTCGCTGCGCGCCCAGGGCGACGGTGGCCTGGACCACTCCGCCCTGCTGCGCGCCGTCGAGCGCCTCTCCGGTCAGCCCGTCCAGAGCTGA
- a CDS encoding catalase, which yields MSKRVLTTESGAPVADNQNSASAGVGGPLLLQDQHLLEKLARFNRERIPERVVHARGSGAYGYFEVTDDVTGFTRANFLGEVGKRTETFIRFSTVADSLGGADAVRDPRGFALKFYTEEGNYDLVGNNTPVFFIKDPIKFPDFIHSQKRDPFTGKQEPDNVWDFWAHAPEATHQITWLMGDRGIPASYRHMNGYGSHTYQWTNAAGEAFFVKYHFKTNQGIRCLSSEQAAEQVGKDANSHQTDLLQAIERGVNPSWTLYVQVMPAAEAPDYRFNPFDLTKVWPHADYPLQRVGRLVLDRNPDNVFAEVEQAAFSPNNFVPGIGPSPDKMLQGRLFAYADAHRYRLGVNHTQLPVNAPKATAADNYGRDGAMATRYGSRYDKNYEPNSYDGPAQTDAALSAPLALAGWTGTHAAAVHVKDDDFFQAGELYRLMSAEEKSRLIANIAGGLSQVSRDDVIEKNLAHFHAADAEYGKRVEEAVRALRED from the coding sequence ATGTCGAAGCGTGTGCTCACGACCGAGTCAGGCGCCCCGGTCGCCGACAACCAGAATTCCGCCTCCGCCGGTGTCGGCGGTCCGCTCCTCCTCCAGGACCAGCACCTGCTGGAGAAGCTGGCCCGGTTCAACCGTGAGCGCATCCCGGAGCGCGTCGTCCACGCCCGCGGCTCGGGCGCGTACGGCTACTTCGAGGTGACCGACGACGTCACCGGCTTCACCCGCGCGAACTTCCTCGGCGAGGTGGGCAAGCGGACCGAGACGTTCATCCGCTTCTCCACCGTCGCGGACAGCCTCGGCGGCGCGGACGCGGTCCGCGACCCGCGCGGTTTCGCGCTGAAGTTCTACACCGAAGAGGGCAACTACGACCTCGTCGGCAACAACACCCCGGTGTTCTTCATCAAGGACCCGATCAAGTTCCCCGACTTCATCCACTCCCAGAAGCGCGACCCCTTCACGGGCAAGCAGGAGCCGGACAACGTCTGGGACTTCTGGGCCCACGCCCCCGAGGCGACGCACCAGATCACCTGGCTGATGGGCGACCGCGGCATCCCCGCGTCGTACCGCCACATGAACGGCTACGGCTCGCACACCTACCAGTGGACGAACGCCGCGGGCGAGGCCTTCTTCGTCAAGTACCACTTCAAGACGAACCAGGGCATCCGCTGCCTGTCCTCCGAGCAGGCGGCCGAGCAGGTCGGCAAGGACGCCAACTCGCACCAGACGGACCTGCTCCAGGCCATCGAGCGCGGCGTCAACCCGTCCTGGACGCTGTACGTCCAGGTCATGCCGGCCGCCGAGGCGCCGGACTACCGCTTCAACCCGTTCGACCTCACCAAGGTGTGGCCGCACGCCGACTACCCGCTCCAGCGGGTCGGCCGCCTGGTCCTCGACCGGAACCCCGACAACGTCTTCGCCGAGGTCGAGCAGGCCGCGTTCTCCCCGAACAACTTCGTTCCGGGCATCGGCCCCTCGCCCGACAAGATGCTCCAGGGCCGCCTCTTCGCCTACGCGGACGCCCACCGCTACCGCCTCGGTGTCAACCACACCCAGCTGCCGGTGAACGCCCCGAAGGCGACCGCGGCCGACAACTACGGCCGGGACGGCGCCATGGCGACCCGCTACGGCTCGCGCTACGACAAGAACTACGAGCCCAACTCGTACGACGGTCCCGCGCAGACCGACGCGGCGCTCTCCGCCCCGCTGGCGCTGGCCGGCTGGACGGGCACGCACGCGGCCGCCGTCCACGTCAAGGACGACGACTTCTTCCAGGCCGGTGAGCTCTACCGCCTGATGTCGGCCGAGGAGAAGTCCCGTCTGATCGCGAACATCGCCGGCGGCCTGTCGCAGGTCAGCCGCGACGACGTGATCGAGAAGAACCTCGCGCACTTCCACGCCGCGGACGCGGAGTACGGCAAGCGCGTCGAGGAAGCGGTCCGCGCCCTGCGCGAGGACTAG
- a CDS encoding type III polyketide synthase, translated as MATLCRPSVAVPDHVITMEQTLELARETHAGHPQRDLVLRLIENTGVRTRHIVQPIEDTLRHPGFEIRNQLYEAEAKARVPGVVRRALAHAEVEPADIDLIVYVSCTGFMMPSLTAWLINTMGFRSETRQLPIAQLGCAAGGAAINRAHDFCTAYPRANVLIVSCEFCSLCYQPTDLGVGSLLSNGLFGDAISAAVVRGEGGAGMRIERNGSHLVPNTEDWISYAVRDTGFHFMLDKRVPGTMEMLAPALKSLVAQHSWEVAQMDFFIVHAGGPRILDDLCHYLDLPPEMFRFSRATLTERGNIASSVVFDALARMFEEGTVETGAGGLIAGFGPGITAETALGRWVGVTPAGVGEAGTRVPEEAVVPVG; from the coding sequence ATGGCCACACTGTGCCGACCGTCCGTCGCCGTACCCGACCACGTCATCACGATGGAGCAGACGCTGGAACTGGCCCGCGAGACGCACGCGGGCCACCCGCAGCGGGACCTCGTCCTGCGCCTCATCGAGAACACCGGTGTCCGCACCCGGCACATCGTCCAGCCGATCGAGGACACCCTGCGCCACCCGGGTTTCGAGATCCGCAACCAGCTGTACGAGGCCGAGGCCAAGGCGCGTGTCCCCGGCGTCGTGCGCCGGGCGCTCGCCCATGCGGAGGTGGAGCCCGCGGACATCGATCTGATCGTCTATGTCTCCTGCACCGGCTTCATGATGCCGTCGCTCACCGCCTGGCTGATCAACACGATGGGCTTCCGGTCGGAGACCAGGCAGCTGCCCATCGCCCAGCTCGGCTGCGCCGCCGGCGGTGCGGCGATCAACCGCGCGCACGATTTCTGCACCGCCTACCCGCGGGCCAACGTACTGATCGTGTCCTGCGAGTTCTGCTCGCTGTGCTACCAGCCGACCGATCTGGGCGTCGGATCGCTGCTCTCCAACGGCCTGTTCGGCGACGCGATCTCGGCGGCGGTGGTGCGCGGCGAGGGCGGTGCCGGCATGCGGATCGAGCGCAACGGCTCGCATCTCGTGCCGAACACCGAGGACTGGATCTCGTACGCCGTACGGGACACCGGGTTCCACTTCATGCTCGACAAGCGGGTGCCGGGGACCATGGAGATGCTGGCTCCCGCGCTCAAGTCACTCGTGGCGCAGCACAGTTGGGAGGTCGCGCAGATGGACTTCTTTATCGTCCACGCGGGCGGGCCGCGCATCCTGGACGACCTGTGCCACTACCTGGACCTCCCGCCGGAGATGTTCCGGTTCAGCCGGGCCACGCTCACCGAACGCGGGAACATCGCCAGTTCCGTCGTCTTCGACGCCCTGGCCCGGATGTTCGAGGAGGGCACCGTCGAGACCGGGGCCGGCGGGCTGATCGCCGGGTTCGGGCCCGGCATCACCGCCGAGACGGCCCTCGGCCGGTGGGTGGGCGTCACCCCGGCCGGCGTCGGTGAGGCCGGCACGCGGGTCCCCGAGGAGGCGGTGGTGCCGGTCGGCTGA
- a CDS encoding cytochrome P450: protein MDPHTVWSDVETTGTVWSCPFDYAEALEFDPQLRQMLEADPVARIRMPYGEGEAWLVTRYEDVRTVTTDRRFSRGAVKGRDFPRMTPEPIVQSESINLMDPPASSRLRSLVAKSFAPRHVERMRERTQNVVDRMLDRMTDLGPPADLVEHVAAPLPLMTICEVLGIPEEDRPRLRAHALTMMNVSAENRDAAVRAKAELRAYFAALSAERRRAPGDDMISTLATARDGAELLDDDELAVMSMVLLITGQDTTTYEIGNIAYTLLTRPDVLGKLRARPSALPAAIEELLRFIPFRKGVGIPRVATEDVELSGVLIRAGDIVHVSYLTANRDERMFDRPDELDVDRPTVPHMTFGWGAHHCLGAPLAAMELEVVFAALLDRFPGLRLAVEPSRMRWNTTSIWRHPLALPVTW from the coding sequence ATCGACCCGCACACCGTCTGGAGCGACGTGGAGACCACCGGCACCGTATGGAGCTGTCCCTTCGATTACGCGGAGGCCCTGGAGTTCGACCCACAGCTCCGCCAGATGCTGGAGGCAGATCCGGTCGCCCGCATCCGGATGCCGTACGGCGAGGGCGAGGCATGGCTCGTGACGCGCTACGAGGACGTGCGGACCGTCACCACCGACCGGCGGTTCAGCCGCGGCGCCGTCAAGGGCCGCGACTTCCCGCGGATGACGCCCGAGCCGATCGTCCAGTCCGAGTCGATCAACCTCATGGACCCGCCGGCCAGCAGCCGGCTGCGCAGCCTGGTTGCCAAGAGCTTCGCGCCACGCCACGTGGAGCGGATGCGGGAGCGCACGCAGAACGTCGTGGACCGGATGCTCGACCGGATGACGGACCTCGGCCCGCCCGCCGATCTCGTCGAGCATGTGGCCGCGCCCCTGCCGCTCATGACGATCTGCGAGGTCCTCGGCATCCCCGAGGAGGACCGGCCCAGGCTGCGCGCGCACGCGCTCACCATGATGAACGTGAGCGCCGAGAACCGGGACGCCGCCGTCCGCGCCAAGGCCGAACTGCGGGCCTACTTCGCGGCGCTCAGCGCCGAACGGCGCCGCGCCCCCGGCGACGACATGATCAGCACGCTGGCCACCGCCCGCGACGGCGCCGAGCTGCTCGACGACGACGAGCTGGCGGTCATGTCGATGGTGCTGCTCATCACGGGCCAGGACACCACGACGTACGAGATCGGGAACATCGCGTACACCCTGCTCACCCGCCCCGACGTCCTCGGAAAGCTCCGCGCGCGGCCCTCGGCCCTTCCGGCGGCCATCGAGGAACTCCTGCGCTTCATCCCCTTCCGCAAGGGCGTCGGCATCCCGCGGGTCGCCACCGAGGACGTGGAGCTGAGCGGGGTGCTGATCCGGGCCGGGGACATCGTCCATGTCTCGTACCTCACCGCGAACCGCGACGAGCGCATGTTCGACCGGCCCGACGAGCTGGATGTGGACCGGCCCACGGTGCCCCACATGACCTTCGGCTGGGGGGCGCACCACTGCCTCGGGGCGCCGCTCGCGGCGATGGAACTCGAAGTGGTCTTCGCCGCGCTCCTCGACCGCTTCCCCGGGCTGCGGCTCGCGGTGGAGCCGTCGCGGATGCGATGGAACACGACATCCATCTGGCGCCACCCGCTCGCCCTGCCCGTCACGTGGTGA
- a CDS encoding vanadium-dependent haloperoxidase translates to MRLNRPVPSRSSRPGVRAVAGIVATLALVAVPGAAGSATAADSRPAPATDPAAVRHWNAVTTQTISANLGAMHPSGQVAVWHGFVSAAVYNAVAGIQGRYALYKWRERGPVTASPEAAAVTAAHRVLLAYFPASQARLDAEYATSLAKIPDGRAEKQGVAYGERAAAHIVRLRENDGRFEPVEYTAPPEPGVWRPTPPAHAPYLDTWLGTLRPLLLEAPDQVRPGPPPALSSARYARDVNEVKTMGAKTGSGRTAHQTETALFFGGNLLVQLQTAFREYAAGHHLGIADTARLFAAVNMSAADAVITAWDSKLHYGFWRPISAVHLADTDDNPATEADPGWQPLLVTPPHPDYISGHAAVAGAALRTAAGVLGTSHLGLNVRSEATATTRHYAHADRFNQDMVDARVWGGIHFRSADIAGCSAGSRIGDWALRHYFKPLRKAVPSGARTTLPKCPS, encoded by the coding sequence GTGCGCCTGAACCGCCCTGTGCCGTCCCGCTCGTCCCGTCCGGGCGTACGAGCCGTCGCCGGCATCGTCGCGACGCTCGCCCTCGTCGCCGTCCCCGGCGCGGCCGGCTCCGCGACCGCCGCCGACAGCCGTCCGGCGCCGGCGACGGACCCCGCGGCCGTCCGCCACTGGAACGCCGTCACCACCCAGACCATCAGCGCCAACCTCGGCGCCATGCACCCCTCCGGACAGGTCGCCGTCTGGCACGGCTTCGTCTCCGCGGCCGTCTACAACGCCGTGGCCGGCATCCAGGGCCGGTACGCCCTCTACAAATGGCGGGAGAGGGGCCCCGTCACCGCGTCCCCGGAGGCGGCGGCCGTCACCGCCGCGCACCGCGTGCTGCTCGCCTACTTCCCCGCTTCGCAGGCGCGCCTCGACGCCGAGTACGCCACCTCCCTCGCCAAGATCCCCGACGGCCGCGCCGAGAAGCAGGGCGTGGCCTACGGAGAGCGCGCCGCCGCACACATCGTCAGGCTCCGGGAGAACGACGGCCGGTTCGAGCCGGTGGAGTACACCGCGCCGCCGGAACCCGGTGTCTGGCGGCCGACCCCGCCCGCCCACGCGCCTTACCTCGACACGTGGCTCGGCACGCTGCGCCCCCTCCTGCTCGAGGCCCCCGACCAGGTCCGTCCCGGTCCGCCGCCCGCCCTGTCCTCGGCCCGCTACGCCCGTGACGTCAACGAGGTGAAGACCATGGGGGCGAAGACGGGGTCCGGCAGAACCGCGCACCAGACCGAGACCGCCCTCTTCTTCGGCGGCAACCTCCTGGTCCAGCTCCAGACCGCCTTCCGCGAGTACGCGGCCGGCCACCACCTCGGCATCGCGGACACGGCCCGGCTGTTCGCCGCGGTGAACATGTCCGCCGCCGACGCGGTGATCACCGCATGGGACTCCAAGCTGCACTACGGCTTCTGGCGGCCCATCAGCGCCGTACACCTCGCCGACACCGACGACAACCCGGCGACCGAGGCGGACCCCGGGTGGCAGCCGCTGCTCGTCACCCCTCCGCACCCCGACTACATCAGCGGGCACGCGGCGGTCGCCGGCGCCGCGCTGCGGACCGCGGCCGGCGTGCTCGGCACCTCGCACCTCGGTCTGAACGTCCGCTCCGAGGCCACGGCCACCACCCGGCACTACGCGCACGCCGACCGGTTCAACCAGGACATGGTCGACGCCCGGGTGTGGGGCGGGATCCACTTCCGCAGCGCGGACATCGCCGGCTGCTCCGCCGGCAGCCGCATCGGGGACTGGGCGCTCCGCCACTACTTCAAGCCGCTGCGCAAGGCGGTGCCCTCAGGGGCGCGGACGACACTCCCGAAGTGTCCGAGCTGA
- the gcl gene encoding glyoxylate carboligase, with protein MPRMTAAAAAVEILKLEGVEQAFGVPGAAINPFYRELKNVGGVKHTLARHVEGASHMAEGYTRAKAGNIGVCIGTSGPAGTDMITGLYSAIADSIPILCITGQAPVAKLHKEDFQAVDIASIAKPVTKAATTVLEAAQVPGVFQQAFHLMRSGRPGPVLIDLPIDVQLTEIEFDPETYEPLPVYKPRATRAQAEKAIRFLLESERPLIVAGGGIINADASDLLVEFAELTGVPVISTLMGWGTIPDDHELSAGMVGVQTSHRYGNATFLESDFVLGIGNRWANRHTGYNLDAYTKGRKFVHVDIEPTQIGKIFAPDFGIASDAKAALELFIEVARELKADGKLPDFSAWAASGQERKATLQRRTHFDNIPMKPQRVYEEMNKAFGPETRYVTTIGLSQIAGAQMLHVYRPRNWINCGQAGPLGWTIPAAIGAATADPETPIVALSGDYDFQFMIEELAVAAQHKVPYVHVLVNNAYLGLIRQAQGGLGINFEVNLEFENINTPELGVYGVDHVKVAEGLGVKAIRVTDPNELGAAFEQAKKLAQEFQVPVVVEAILERITNISMSKTVDMSDVTEFEELATEPGHAPTAIRPLV; from the coding sequence ATGCCTCGAATGACCGCCGCCGCCGCCGCAGTGGAGATCCTCAAGCTGGAGGGTGTCGAGCAAGCGTTCGGCGTGCCCGGCGCGGCGATCAACCCCTTCTACCGCGAGCTCAAGAACGTCGGTGGCGTCAAGCACACGTTGGCCCGCCACGTCGAGGGCGCCTCGCACATGGCCGAGGGCTACACGCGTGCCAAGGCGGGCAACATCGGTGTCTGCATCGGTACCTCGGGCCCGGCCGGCACCGACATGATCACCGGTCTGTACTCCGCGATCGCGGACTCGATCCCGATCCTGTGCATCACCGGTCAGGCTCCGGTCGCGAAGCTCCACAAGGAGGACTTCCAGGCCGTCGACATCGCCTCGATCGCCAAGCCCGTGACCAAGGCCGCCACCACGGTCCTGGAGGCCGCGCAGGTCCCCGGTGTCTTCCAGCAGGCCTTCCACCTGATGCGTTCCGGCCGCCCCGGCCCGGTCCTGATCGACCTCCCGATCGACGTCCAGCTGACCGAGATCGAGTTCGACCCGGAGACCTACGAGCCGCTGCCGGTCTACAAGCCGCGCGCCACCCGCGCCCAGGCGGAGAAGGCGATCCGGTTCCTCCTGGAGTCCGAGCGCCCGCTGATCGTCGCCGGCGGCGGCATCATCAACGCCGACGCCTCCGACCTGCTCGTCGAGTTCGCCGAGCTGACCGGCGTCCCGGTCATCTCCACCCTCATGGGCTGGGGCACCATCCCGGACGACCACGAGCTGAGCGCCGGCATGGTCGGTGTGCAGACCTCGCACCGCTACGGCAACGCGACGTTCCTGGAGTCGGACTTCGTCCTCGGCATCGGCAACCGCTGGGCCAACCGTCACACCGGTTACAACCTGGACGCCTACACCAAGGGCCGCAAGTTCGTTCACGTCGACATCGAGCCCACCCAGATCGGCAAGATCTTCGCCCCGGACTTCGGTATCGCCTCCGACGCCAAGGCCGCGCTGGAGCTCTTCATCGAGGTGGCCAGGGAGCTGAAGGCCGACGGCAAGCTGCCGGACTTCAGCGCGTGGGCCGCCTCCGGCCAGGAGCGCAAGGCCACGCTCCAGCGCCGTACGCACTTCGACAACATCCCGATGAAGCCGCAGCGCGTGTACGAGGAGATGAACAAGGCGTTCGGCCCGGAGACGCGCTACGTCACCACCATCGGCCTCTCCCAGATCGCCGGCGCGCAGATGCTGCACGTCTACCGGCCCCGCAACTGGATCAACTGCGGCCAGGCCGGCCCGCTCGGCTGGACCATCCCGGCCGCGATCGGCGCCGCGACCGCCGACCCGGAGACCCCGATCGTCGCGCTCTCGGGCGACTACGACTTCCAGTTCATGATCGAGGAACTGGCCGTCGCCGCGCAGCACAAGGTGCCCTATGTCCACGTCCTGGTGAACAACGCCTACCTGGGGCTCATCCGCCAGGCACAGGGCGGCCTGGGCATCAACTTCGAGGTCAACCTCGAATTCGAGAACATCAACACCCCGGAACTGGGCGTCTACGGCGTCGACCACGTCAAGGTCGCCGAGGGTCTGGGCGTCAAGGCCATCCGGGTCACCGACCCGAACGAGTTGGGTGCCGCCTTCGAGCAGGCCAAGAAGCTGGCCCAGGAGTTCCAGGTCCCCGTGGTCGTCGAGGCCATCCTGGAGCGCATCACCAACATCTCGATGAGCAAGACGGTCGACATGAGCGACGTCACGGAGTTCGAGGAGCTGGCCACCGAGCCCGGCCACGCGCCGACGGCGATCCGCCCGCTCGTCTGA
- a CDS encoding glycine-rich domain-containing protein → MTAVANDLKTGRELVDETLFGSITNLVVIHDGESKARAELIADQAIAFVATVATATVPMMPSDDVAKGYHAFILHTKAYAEFCDRHAGRFLHHNPAPAPVEGGRPLERVTATAHAMKAASFRVFDDLWMVDGTNAAQCDSDDGRDD, encoded by the coding sequence ATGACCGCAGTAGCGAACGACCTGAAGACCGGACGCGAGCTGGTCGACGAGACCCTGTTCGGCAGCATCACGAACCTCGTGGTGATCCACGACGGCGAGAGCAAGGCACGCGCCGAACTCATCGCCGACCAGGCAATCGCGTTCGTGGCCACCGTCGCTACGGCCACGGTCCCGATGATGCCCAGCGACGACGTGGCCAAGGGCTACCACGCCTTCATTCTGCACACGAAGGCGTACGCCGAGTTCTGCGACCGCCACGCGGGCCGGTTCCTGCACCACAACCCGGCGCCGGCCCCTGTTGAGGGCGGGCGTCCGCTGGAGCGGGTCACCGCAACCGCTCACGCGATGAAGGCCGCCAGCTTCCGGGTCTTCGATGACCTCTGGATGGTCGACGGCACCAACGCCGCCCAGTGCGACTCGGACGATGGGCGCGATGACTGA